The following coding sequences lie in one Bordetella genomosp. 9 genomic window:
- the ppsR gene encoding posphoenolpyruvate synthetase regulatory kinase/phosphorylase PpsR: MTTPPIERTVYIVSDSTGITAETFSHSVLAQFENVNFRQIRLPFVDTLQKAEEAALRIDRNAAETGMQPIVFSTLVHPEIMARVRQANGIFLDLFGTFVSHIEQELGLKSSHSIGRSHMAANSEKYRNRIDAINFSLSHDDGQFVTNLGQADVILVGVSRCGKTPTSLYLAMQYAVKAANFPLVPDDFERGALPSTLVPYRDKLFGLSIQPERLAEVRNERRPNSKYASLEQCRYEVAEAERLMRREGIEWLSTTTKSIEEISTTVLQEVGLDRGTY; encoded by the coding sequence ATGACCACCCCCCCTATCGAACGCACCGTCTATATCGTGTCGGACAGCACCGGCATCACGGCCGAGACGTTCAGCCACTCGGTATTGGCGCAGTTCGAGAACGTCAATTTCCGCCAGATCCGCCTGCCTTTTGTCGACACTTTGCAAAAGGCCGAGGAAGCCGCCCTGCGCATCGACCGCAACGCGGCCGAGACCGGCATGCAACCCATCGTCTTCAGTACCTTGGTGCATCCGGAAATCATGGCGCGTGTCCGACAGGCAAATGGTATCTTCCTGGATCTATTTGGAACCTTTGTCAGCCATATCGAGCAGGAACTCGGGCTGAAGTCCAGCCATTCGATCGGCCGCTCTCATATGGCGGCCAACAGCGAGAAATACCGCAACCGCATCGACGCCATCAATTTCAGTCTGTCGCACGACGACGGACAGTTCGTTACAAACCTCGGACAGGCGGATGTGATCCTGGTCGGGGTATCGCGATGCGGCAAAACCCCCACCAGCCTCTACCTGGCCATGCAATATGCGGTGAAAGCCGCGAACTTCCCCCTGGTGCCGGACGATTTCGAACGGGGCGCCCTTCCCTCCACCCTGGTGCCTTACCGCGACAAGCTGTTCGGCCTTTCGATCCAGCCCGAGCGCCTGGCCGAGGTCCGCAACGAACGCCGCCCGAACAGCAAGTATGCGTCGCTGGAACAGTGCCGCTACGAGGTCGCCGAAGCCGAGCGGCTGATGCGGCGCGAAGGCATCGAGTGGCTGTCCACCACCACCAAATCCATCGAGGAAATCTCCACGACCGTGCTTCAGGAAGTGGGTCTGGATCGCGGGACCTATTGA
- a CDS encoding ArsR/SmtB family transcription factor, translating to MRTPRKIESVEAGGEPADLPDPLPEPAIADLRLETILGALADPLRLTIVRKLMLEAQAYDHPCGWFGFDRPKSSLTHHFKALREAGVIRQRQYGLERRSRLRSEDLEARFPGLLALVANWQPPPGKNQR from the coding sequence ATGCGCACTCCCAGAAAAATCGAATCGGTCGAAGCAGGTGGCGAACCCGCCGACTTGCCCGATCCGCTGCCGGAACCCGCTATCGCGGACCTGCGGCTCGAGACCATCCTCGGGGCGCTGGCCGATCCCCTGCGCCTGACCATCGTGCGCAAGCTGATGCTGGAGGCGCAAGCGTACGACCATCCATGCGGCTGGTTCGGATTCGACCGACCCAAGTCGTCGCTGACTCACCACTTCAAGGCGCTGCGCGAGGCGGGGGTCATTCGCCAGCGGCAATATGGGCTGGAGCGGCGCAGCCGGCTGCGCAGCGAAGACCTCGAAGCGCGCTTTCCCGGACTGCTCGCACTGGTGGCCAACTGGCAACCGCCGCCTGGCAAGAATCAGCGGTAG
- a CDS encoding MFS transporter has product MKAAPAATSLWSAAWVVTAVFMLSNSPTPLYVHWQQQLGFSSGTLTVIFALYIAGLLGTLLIAGQLSDRHGRKLVLIPGLLAALAACLLFAGAASVMMLTVGRLLAGIAVGVIVSAGMAAVVDVGGVDHKRQAALLASVAMVLGAGLGPLLAGGLAQALAQPVIPIFGIEALVLLSALAIVWRLPLQRPIASEPKRLRLPTVPQANRRQVACGIATFGPGITATSFVLALGPSLLSNLLDVRSPLLAGGMACIMFLTATSVQFAVRRWPIRRIFAASAAATVLSMAGLALAIHASLVLALIVSALLAGAGQGLGQLGGLTLIGLHVPDSHRAQANAVLNIGGYIPAGILPVATGYLVDAVGLAAGATSFAVVLTLAALAGGIWAARQANG; this is encoded by the coding sequence ATGAAAGCCGCGCCAGCCGCAACTTCGCTGTGGAGCGCAGCCTGGGTCGTGACGGCCGTCTTCATGCTGTCCAACTCGCCCACGCCGCTGTATGTGCACTGGCAACAGCAGCTCGGTTTCTCGTCGGGCACACTCACCGTCATCTTCGCGCTCTATATCGCGGGCCTGCTCGGGACGCTGCTGATCGCCGGTCAGCTTTCCGACCGTCATGGACGCAAGCTGGTCCTCATTCCGGGACTGCTGGCGGCCTTGGCGGCCTGCCTGCTGTTCGCAGGCGCGGCCTCAGTCATGATGCTGACCGTCGGCAGGCTGTTGGCCGGTATCGCGGTCGGCGTGATCGTCTCGGCGGGCATGGCCGCAGTGGTCGATGTCGGCGGCGTTGACCACAAGCGGCAGGCGGCCCTGTTGGCATCGGTGGCGATGGTCCTTGGAGCGGGACTTGGGCCGCTGCTGGCCGGCGGGCTGGCGCAGGCACTGGCGCAGCCGGTGATCCCGATCTTTGGCATCGAGGCGCTGGTGTTGCTCAGCGCGCTGGCCATCGTCTGGCGGCTGCCGTTGCAGCGCCCAATCGCGTCCGAGCCCAAGCGGCTGCGCCTGCCTACGGTGCCACAGGCCAATCGGCGCCAGGTCGCGTGCGGCATCGCCACCTTCGGTCCTGGCATCACCGCCACGTCTTTCGTATTGGCGTTGGGGCCTTCGCTGTTGTCGAACCTGCTCGACGTGCGCAGTCCGCTGCTGGCCGGCGGCATGGCGTGCATCATGTTCCTGACAGCCACCAGCGTGCAGTTCGCGGTGCGGCGTTGGCCGATACGCCGCATCTTCGCCGCCAGCGCGGCGGCCACGGTTCTGTCGATGGCGGGATTGGCACTGGCAATCCACGCTTCCCTTGTGCTCGCGTTGATCGTGTCCGCGCTGCTTGCCGGTGCGGGCCAGGGGTTGGGCCAACTGGGGGGATTGACCCTCATCGGCCTGCACGTCCCGGACAGTCATCGCGCCCAGGCCAATGCGGTGCTCAACATCGGCGGCTACATTCCGGCGGGCATTCTGCCGGTGGCAACTGGATATCTGGTGGATGCCGTGGGCTTGGCGGCCGGCGCGACATCGTTTGCGGTGGTGCTGACTCTCGCTGCGCTGGCCGGGGGTATTTGGGCTGCGCGACAGGCAAACGGCTGA
- the rnhB gene encoding ribonuclease HII, whose translation MDQADMFGDEGLIDVVVAGVDEAGRGPLAGAVYAAAVILDPGRPIDGLADSKVLPAARREELALEIRECALAWCVASASVQEIDSLNILRATMLAMQRAVSGLGMKPGLALVDGNQAPRLPGCGVKTVIQGDALVPSISAASILAKTARDADLVRLHGLYPHYGFDQHKGYGTVMHLERLREHGPCPEHRRSFSPVKDLLIRL comes from the coding sequence GTGGATCAAGCTGACATGTTTGGCGACGAGGGGCTGATCGACGTCGTGGTCGCGGGCGTCGATGAGGCCGGGCGCGGGCCTCTGGCGGGCGCCGTGTACGCCGCCGCAGTCATTCTCGATCCGGGCCGGCCGATCGACGGACTCGCCGACTCCAAGGTGCTGCCGGCCGCCAGGCGCGAGGAACTTGCCCTGGAAATTCGCGAATGCGCGCTGGCCTGGTGCGTCGCCAGCGCCAGCGTTCAGGAAATCGACAGCTTGAATATCCTGCGCGCCACCATGCTTGCAATGCAGCGCGCGGTAAGCGGGCTGGGCATGAAACCCGGCCTGGCCCTGGTGGACGGCAACCAGGCGCCGCGCCTGCCGGGATGCGGCGTGAAGACCGTGATCCAGGGCGATGCTCTGGTGCCGTCGATTTCGGCCGCCTCCATTCTTGCCAAGACTGCCCGCGATGCGGACCTGGTGCGCCTGCACGGACTCTATCCCCATTACGGCTTCGACCAGCACAAGGGATACGGTACCGTCATGCATCTGGAGCGCTTGCGCGAGCACGGACCATGTCCCGAGCATCGGCGCAGCTTCTCGCCGGTCAAGGACTTGCTGATCCGCCTATGA
- the lpxA gene encoding acyl-ACP--UDP-N-acetylglucosamine O-acyltransferase, with the protein MTGHIHPTAVVDPAAEIDSSVVIGPYSIIGPQVRIGAGTEIGPHCVIDGITTIGRDNRFYRYCSIGGMPQDKKYAGEPTRLEIGDRNTVREFTTFNTGTVQDAGVTTIGSDNWIMAYVHIAHDCHVGSNTILANGVQLGGHVSVGDWAILGGLTGVHQFSTIGAHSMTGGNSSLMQDTPPYVLAAGNPCRPVGINVEGLRRRGFSAAVISALRDAYKAIYRRGLTLDEARAELRERQRTEPETHEVLQVMLDFLDKSRRGIIRP; encoded by the coding sequence ATGACCGGTCACATCCATCCCACCGCCGTGGTCGATCCGGCCGCAGAGATCGACAGTTCCGTCGTCATCGGCCCGTACAGCATCATCGGACCGCAGGTCCGCATCGGCGCGGGGACCGAGATTGGACCGCATTGCGTCATCGACGGCATCACTACCATCGGCCGGGATAACCGCTTCTACCGGTATTGTTCCATCGGCGGCATGCCGCAGGACAAGAAGTACGCCGGCGAGCCGACGCGGCTGGAGATCGGCGATCGCAATACCGTGCGCGAGTTCACCACCTTCAATACCGGCACCGTGCAGGACGCTGGGGTGACCACCATCGGCAGCGATAACTGGATCATGGCCTATGTGCATATCGCGCACGATTGCCATGTCGGCAGCAACACGATCCTGGCCAACGGCGTGCAGCTGGGCGGCCATGTCTCGGTGGGAGACTGGGCCATTCTGGGCGGCCTGACGGGGGTGCATCAATTCAGCACCATCGGCGCGCACAGCATGACTGGCGGCAACAGTTCGCTGATGCAGGATACGCCGCCCTATGTGCTGGCGGCGGGCAATCCCTGCCGGCCGGTGGGCATCAACGTGGAAGGCCTGCGCCGCCGCGGCTTTTCTGCGGCCGTCATTTCGGCGCTGCGCGATGCGTACAAGGCGATCTACCGGCGCGGCCTGACGCTGGACGAAGCGCGCGCCGAGCTGCGCGAACGCCAGCGCACCGAGCCGGAGACGCACGAGGTCCTGCAAGTGATGCTGGACTTCCTGGACAAATCGCGCCGCGGCATCATCCGGCCGTGA
- a CDS encoding TrmH family RNA methyltransferase gives MKHIASRENPLVKSLYRVASASGRRESQVLLDGVHLCQAWLRHYGPPARALFDAARLDRPELADLAAALPDNVCVSLESRLLQGLASVESGQGVAFLVHPPQPPLPERIEESCLLLDRVQDPGNVGTLIRTCAAAGIRRVLLSEGCASAWSPKVLRSAQGAHFAVALHEKVALEQALPRLAVPVVATALQESISLYDANLPPVCAWVFGHEGQGIAPALLRAASLRVRIPHDTSAVESLNVAAAAAICLFEQRRRFPGVAGGE, from the coding sequence ATGAAACACATCGCCTCGCGCGAGAACCCGCTGGTCAAATCGCTCTACCGCGTGGCATCCGCGTCGGGCCGGCGCGAGTCGCAGGTTCTGCTCGATGGCGTGCATCTGTGCCAGGCGTGGCTCAGGCATTACGGCCCGCCGGCCAGGGCATTGTTCGACGCGGCGCGCCTGGATCGCCCCGAGCTGGCGGACCTGGCCGCGGCGCTGCCCGACAACGTATGCGTCAGCCTGGAATCGCGGCTGCTGCAGGGTCTGGCCAGCGTGGAAAGCGGCCAGGGCGTGGCTTTTCTGGTGCACCCGCCACAGCCGCCGCTGCCGGAACGCATCGAAGAATCGTGTCTATTGCTCGACCGCGTGCAGGATCCCGGCAATGTCGGGACGCTGATACGCACCTGCGCGGCCGCCGGCATACGGCGCGTGCTGTTGTCCGAAGGCTGCGCTTCAGCCTGGTCGCCCAAGGTGCTGCGCAGCGCGCAAGGGGCGCACTTTGCCGTGGCCTTGCATGAAAAGGTGGCGTTGGAGCAGGCCTTGCCGCGGCTGGCCGTTCCGGTGGTCGCCACGGCGCTGCAGGAATCGATTTCGCTCTACGACGCCAACCTGCCGCCGGTGTGCGCCTGGGTATTCGGCCATGAAGGGCAGGGCATCGCGCCGGCACTGCTGCGCGCGGCCTCCCTGCGCGTGCGCATCCCGCACGATACTTCGGCGGTGGAATCGCTGAACGTCGCCGCCGCTGCCGCCATCTGCCTGTTCGAACAGCGCCGGCGGTTCCCCGGCGTGGCCGGCGGCGAGTAG
- the fabZ gene encoding 3-hydroxyacyl-ACP dehydratase FabZ, whose translation MELDIKGILDRLPHRYPMLLIDRVIDIQPGKSIVALKNVSINEPFFTGHFPHHPVMPGVLILEAMAQAAALFSFSDEAALKNDDAAASTVYYFVGIDGARFRRPVVPGDQLRIEVDAERLSRSICKYSGRALVDGQLVAEAKLMCAIRSLEA comes from the coding sequence ATGGAACTCGACATTAAGGGGATCCTGGATCGCTTGCCGCATCGCTATCCGATGCTGCTGATCGACCGAGTGATCGATATCCAGCCGGGCAAGTCCATCGTCGCCCTGAAAAACGTCTCGATCAACGAACCTTTCTTCACGGGGCATTTCCCGCACCATCCCGTCATGCCGGGCGTGCTGATTCTGGAAGCCATGGCCCAAGCCGCCGCCTTGTTCTCGTTCTCGGACGAGGCCGCGCTGAAGAACGACGATGCCGCGGCATCGACGGTGTATTACTTCGTCGGCATCGATGGCGCGCGTTTCCGCCGCCCCGTCGTTCCTGGCGACCAGCTTCGCATCGAAGTGGATGCCGAGCGGCTCAGCCGCAGCATCTGCAAGTACTCGGGACGTGCCCTCGTGGACGGCCAACTGGTCGCCGAGGCGAAACTCATGTGTGCCATCCGCAGCCTGGAAGCATAA
- the lpxB gene encoding lipid-A-disaccharide synthase, which yields MNTRIGMVAGEPSGDLLAGRIIDGLRQRQSSVICEGIGGPQMQARGFDSWHPMHALTVFGYVDALKRIPGLLAIYRDVKQRMLARPPSVFVGIDAPDFNLKLELQLRQAGIPTVHFVGPSIWAWRYDRIHRIRQAVSHMLVLFPFEVDIYRKEGIPVTYVGHPLAGAIPMEPDRAAARARLGIDPGARVLAMLPGSRSSEIRILAPRFLQAVQRIQARDRGVLCVVPMVNATRRAEFESFLRQYPVDNLRVVTAADVIHDGAPSGTPVAWSVMEAADAVLVASGTATLEAALYKRPMVISYVLSPWMRRIMAWKSGQERPYLPWVGLPNVLLRDFAVPELLQDDATPEKLAEATWQALTDAAHAARVRERFTALHADLLRDTPALAAQVISEVGRGSS from the coding sequence GTGAACACGCGTATCGGCATGGTGGCCGGCGAACCCTCCGGGGATCTGCTGGCCGGCCGCATTATCGATGGACTGCGGCAACGGCAGTCGTCCGTCATTTGCGAAGGCATCGGCGGCCCCCAGATGCAGGCGCGCGGTTTCGATAGCTGGCATCCCATGCACGCCCTGACGGTGTTCGGCTACGTCGACGCCCTCAAGCGCATTCCGGGGCTGCTGGCGATCTACCGGGACGTCAAGCAGCGCATGCTGGCGCGGCCGCCCTCGGTATTCGTGGGCATCGATGCGCCGGATTTCAACCTGAAGCTGGAATTGCAGCTGCGGCAGGCCGGTATTCCCACCGTGCATTTCGTCGGACCTTCCATCTGGGCATGGCGCTACGACCGCATTCACAGGATCCGGCAGGCGGTCTCCCACATGCTCGTGCTGTTTCCTTTCGAGGTGGATATCTATCGCAAGGAAGGCATCCCGGTGACCTACGTCGGCCATCCGCTTGCGGGCGCGATTCCCATGGAGCCCGACCGGGCTGCCGCGCGGGCGCGGCTGGGTATCGACCCGGGGGCGCGCGTGCTGGCGATGCTGCCGGGCAGCCGGTCGTCGGAGATCCGCATCCTTGCTCCGCGTTTCCTGCAGGCGGTGCAACGCATCCAGGCGCGCGACCGCGGCGTCCTGTGCGTCGTACCGATGGTCAATGCGACCCGGCGGGCGGAGTTCGAGAGCTTCCTCAGGCAGTATCCCGTCGATAACCTGCGGGTCGTAACCGCGGCCGACGTAATCCACGACGGCGCCCCAAGCGGGACCCCGGTGGCCTGGTCGGTAATGGAAGCCGCCGACGCGGTGCTCGTCGCCAGCGGTACCGCCACCCTGGAGGCCGCCCTGTACAAGCGGCCCATGGTTATTTCCTATGTTTTGTCTCCGTGGATGCGGCGTATCATGGCGTGGAAGTCGGGGCAGGAGCGACCGTACCTGCCATGGGTGGGGCTGCCCAACGTGCTGCTGCGCGACTTCGCCGTTCCCGAACTGCTGCAGGACGACGCCACGCCGGAGAAGCTGGCCGAGGCCACGTGGCAAGCGTTGACCGACGCCGCGCATGCAGCGCGCGTGCGCGAGCGCTTCACGGCCCTGCATGCGGATCTGCTGCGCGACACGCCGGCGCTGGCCGCGCAGGTCATCAGCGAGGTAGGCCGTGGATCAAGCTGA
- a CDS encoding NAD(P)H-dependent oxidoreductase, which translates to MSDPLVIVAHPDLSQSRINTAWIAALQQAPAIAVHDLYGRYRDEAIDVQAEQQLLLAHDRIVLQFPFHWYNCPPLLKKWLDVVLEHGWACGPGADALKGRQLGIAVSTWSKPEDYRKHGRYGRTHVQHGGRAFR; encoded by the coding sequence GTGTCCGACCCGTTGGTCATCGTTGCCCACCCAGACCTATCCCAGTCGCGCATCAATACTGCGTGGATTGCCGCCTTGCAGCAGGCGCCGGCCATCGCCGTGCATGATCTGTACGGTCGCTACCGGGACGAGGCGATTGACGTGCAGGCCGAACAGCAACTGCTGCTGGCCCATGACCGTATCGTTCTGCAATTCCCCTTCCATTGGTACAACTGCCCGCCGCTGTTGAAGAAATGGCTGGATGTCGTCCTTGAACATGGCTGGGCCTGTGGCCCCGGCGCGGATGCGCTCAAAGGCAGGCAACTGGGTATCGCCGTGTCCACCTGGTCGAAGCCGGAGGACTACCGAAAGCACGGGCGCTACGGGCGTACCCATGTGCAGCACGGTGGGAGGGCTTTCCGATGA